Genomic segment of Desulfovibrio litoralis DSM 11393:
CGGTGTATTGAGGTTCACATAATTTGTATCTTCGCCAATCATATTAATAAAAGCCTGTTCCAGTTCTTTTATCTTTTTTAGTTCAATCTCTGAGCTTAGCGATTCATCAATATTTTCAGACAATAAAACACTCTCGCTTTCACCGTGTGGATGTTGCCAAGGCAAGGTAATTACCCAACTTCTTGAAACTAAAGTAGGTAAAAGTCTTTCTCGCTGAGAAGTACATAAAATAAAAAGCGTATGAGTTTTAGGCTCTTCCAAAGTCTTTAACAAAGCTTGCCCGGCCATATCTACCAAATTATGAGCTTCCGAAAAAATTACTATACGTTTTGAGGCGTTATTCGGGCGAGTTCCAAGGCTGTTTCGCAGGTCTCGAACCGCCTCTATTTTGATGGATTCAAAGCGTCCGTCTAATAAAATCAGGTCTCTGTGTTCTCCACACATAAACAACTTGCAAGCATTACACTTACAACACGGTTTTTCTATCTTTTCCGTTGAGGGCTCAGGGTTTACTAAAAGTAAAGGCGAAACAGAATCGACCTGCTTATCCGCTTCACAATTTAACAAAGCCCCTAAAAACAAAGCCGCTCCAAGTCGCTCAAGGCTAGTTCCCCCTTCAATCAATAAAGCTTGAGGAGTGTTGACTGTCAAACGTAAAAACAATTCACGCACTCTAAAAAAACGCTCGGATAAAATGTTTAAACTCAAGTTGCGAAAATATTCACGCTGAACCAAGGCAGCATCAATATTTTCTTCAACATCAGGTTTATTTGTTTTATGCGTATTTTTTTTATTTGTTGCCATTATTACATCTATTTGCTTTAAAAATTTTATATAAAACAAAGGCTCAGTTAAACCCGATAATCAATTTAAAGGGAAAAACCAAGCCTCAAATTAAGTTTTAAGAAAAAACTAATTACCTAAAATAATCGTTTCATCTCTCTCCGGACCGACAGAGACCATTGAGGCTTTTACTCCTATCAATTCCTCTAAACGCTTAATATAATTTTGGGCATTTATCGGTAACTCACTCCACTTTTTCGCCTTTGTAATATCTTCGTTCCAACCCGGCATGCTTTCGTAAACAGGTGAAACTTGAGCGAGTGCGTTTTCTATTTGAGGAGGATAATTTATTGTTTTTCCTTGATATTCATAAGAAGTACAAATTTTTAAGGTTTCTAAACCGCTCAAAACATCAAGCTTAGTAAAGGCAAGTTCGGTTAAACCACATAAACGTGCAGATTCCCTGACAATCACAGCGTCAAACCAACCGCAACGTCTTTTGCGTCCCGTGGTTGCTCCGTATTCATGCCCGACTTGTTGCAAGTGTTCTCCGACCTTATCGTCTAATTCGGTGGGGAAAGGACCGGCTCCGACTCTGGTCGTATAAGCCTTAACTATTCCCACAACTCTCTCAAGTTTTTGAGGCGAAGTTCCGGCACCAACAGCCGCGGCTCCGGCAACAGAGTTAGAAGAAGTAACAAAAGGATAAGTTCCGTGGTCAATATCAAGATGCACACCTTGAGCACCTTCAAACATCACCTTGCCACCTTTTTTAAAGCAGTTATCTAGCTCTGTGCTAACATCTGCCAAAAACGGAACCAAACGTTTCGCAAAAGGTAAAACTTCGTCTAAAACAGCTTGCGGATCAAGCGGAGGCTGATTATACAAATTTTTTAATAAAATATTTTTTTCTTCCAAAGCTTTAACTATTTTGTCTTTCAAGAGTTTTTCGTCTGCCAAGTCTGTTGCTCTGATACCTATGCGAGAGGCTTTATCTTCGTAACAAGGACCAATTCCGCGTCCTGTTGTTCCTATTTTGTTCCCGGCTTTATGAGCTTCGCGTGCCTGATCGACAACTTTATGATAAGGCATGATAATATGGGTTTTATAGCTGATTTTAAGATTACTTGGGGTAACGCAAATACCTTGAGCCGCCAGTTCATCTATTTCAATACACAAAGCCGCAGGGTCAAGCACAACTCCGTTACCGATAAGACACTGTTTCCCTGCATGTAAAATACCGGAAGGAATAAGGTGTAAGACATATTTCTTATCACCAACAATAACAGTATGGCCCGCATTATTGCCACCATGAAAGCGAACTATGCTGTTAACGTCATGAGTTAAAAGGTCAACGATTTTTCCCTTACCCTCATCACCCCACTGAGTTCCTATAATCACCAAATTTGACATCTATTCACTCCTTAGCAAACCTTGTGTGCGATTAACCGCATCGCAGTATACAAAACGCTTAAACTTTGTGCAAGACAACAATAATCAAAATTAAAAAACACTGTATAAAACTTTTGCACATTAAATTTAATCGAATAAAAACATAATCTTATATCTAAATAATAAGTTTAAAAAACCTTAATAAATAGCCTAAAAACAAATTAACAAAACCAGTATATTTTTTTTTTTACAATTATTCCAGTGAAATCTTTTGCTTTTTCTTGGGGTAAAATTTCTGCATAAAAC
This window contains:
- a CDS encoding adenylosuccinate synthase yields the protein MSNLVIIGTQWGDEGKGKIVDLLTHDVNSIVRFHGGNNAGHTVIVGDKKYVLHLIPSGILHAGKQCLIGNGVVLDPAALCIEIDELAAQGICVTPSNLKISYKTHIIMPYHKVVDQAREAHKAGNKIGTTGRGIGPCYEDKASRIGIRATDLADEKLLKDKIVKALEEKNILLKNLYNQPPLDPQAVLDEVLPFAKRLVPFLADVSTELDNCFKKGGKVMFEGAQGVHLDIDHGTYPFVTSSNSVAGAAAVGAGTSPQKLERVVGIVKAYTTRVGAGPFPTELDDKVGEHLQQVGHEYGATTGRKRRCGWFDAVIVRESARLCGLTELAFTKLDVLSGLETLKICTSYEYQGKTINYPPQIENALAQVSPVYESMPGWNEDITKAKKWSELPINAQNYIKRLEELIGVKASMVSVGPERDETIILGN